In one Zalophus californianus isolate mZalCal1 chromosome 10, mZalCal1.pri.v2, whole genome shotgun sequence genomic region, the following are encoded:
- the FLYWCH1 gene encoding FLYWCH-type zinc finger-containing protein 1 isoform X13: MPLPEPSEQEGESVKAGQEPSPESPEPGTDVVLAAPTKPKEFSKLVLLTASMENVDGVDSQPKGGHCVMSLEMSGPDTLARTPQILPVEDQVGAAQTTPQAPEQTCSKPDTAAPKPLEFLRTPFGGRLLVLECFLYKQEKAVGDKVYWKCREHCELGCRGRAITRGPRATVMRGHCHPPDEEGLEARRRRQKLPGPALPEGLGVPEGPRGRVEEPLEGVGPWLCPEEPEPTPGLVLSKPATEEDEGLRALSLLSLPPKKRPTLGIGEPRPLEFLRTCYGGSFLVHQSFLYKREKAVGDKVYWTCRDHALHSCRSRAITQGQRVTVMRGHCHPPDVEGLEARRQQEKAVETLQARPGGPGGQVDKLLQGVDSLLYRRGPGTLTLTRARPRKRTKVLPAQPQAPQGSPTEDPDEDPGGPEFLRTPLGGSFLVYESFLYRREKAAGEKVYWTCRDQARMGCRSRAITQGQRVTVMRGHCHPPDLGGLEALRQREKRPGAAQRGSPGGPEFLRTPLGGSFLVYESFLYRREKAAGEKVYWTCRDQARMGCRSRAITQGQRVMVMRRHCHPPDLGGLEALRQREQLPSPAQREGSGTLRPLEFLRTSLGGRFLVYESFLYRKEKAAGEKVYWMCRDQARLGCRSRAITQGQLVTVMRSHCHPPDLAGLEALRQRERLPSVAQQEDPEKMKLPPEVQVCIQPGSPESQQM; encoded by the exons ATGCCCCTGCCGGAGCCCAGCGAGCAGGAGGGCGAGAGTGTGAAGGCTGGCCAGGAGCCGTCCCCGGAATCCCCTGAGCCAGGCACAGATGTTGTCCTTGCAGCGCCCACAAAGCCCAAAGAGTTCTCCAAACTGGTCCTGCTGACGGCCTCCATGGAGAATGTGGATGGGGTGGACTCCCAGCCCAAAGGAGGGCACTGTGTCATGTCCCTGGAGATGTCTGGTCCTGACACACTGGCCAGGACCCCCCAGATCCTGCCAGTGGAGGACCAAGTGGGGGCAGCCCAGACAACCCCCCAGGCCCCTGAGCAGACATGCAGCAAGCCAGATACAG CAGCCCCCAAGCCCCTGGAGTTCCTGAGGACCCCTTTCGGGGGCCGCCTCCTGGTGCTCGAGTGCTTCCTGTACAAGCAGGAGAAGGCAGTGGGCGACAAAGTCTACTGGAAGTGCCGTGAGCACTGTGAGCTGGGCTGCCGGGGCCGGGCCATCACCCGAGGCCCACGGGCCACAGTGATGCGGGGCCACTGCCACCCGCCGGACGAGGAGGGCCTGGAGGCGCGGCGCCGGAGACAGAAACTGCCCGGCCCAGCCCTGCCTGAAGGCTTGGGGGTTCCAGAGGGCCCTCGGGGCCGAGTGGAAGAGCCGCTGGAAGGGGTGGGCCCATGGCTGTGCCCTGAGGAGCCAGAGCCCACCCCCGGGTTGGTGCTGAGCAAACCGGCCACAGAGGAGGATGAGGGGCTGCGAGCCCTGTCACTGCTGAGCTTGCCCCCCAAGAAACGCCCAACACTGGGGATCG GAGAACCCCGGCCCTTGGAGTTCCTGAGGACATGCTATGGGGGCAGCTTCCTGGTGCACCAGTCCTTCCTGTACAAGCGGGAGAAGGCCGTGGGGGACAAGGTTTACTGGACGTGCCGGGACCACGCACTGCACAGCTGCCGCAGCCGGGCCATCACCCAGGGCCAGCGGGTGACTGTGATGCGGGGCCACTGCCACCCGCCTGATGTGGAGGGCCTGGAAGCCCGGCGGCAGCAGGAGAAAGCCGTGGAAACGCTGCAGGCCAGGCCTGGTGGGCCTGGGGGCCAAGTGGACAAGCTGCTCCAAGGCGTGGACAGCCTGCTCTACCGCAGGGGGCCGGGGACTCTGACTCTCACCAGAGCCCGGCCTAGGAAGCGCACAAAAGTCCTTccggcccagccccaggccccgcaGGGATCCCCCACTGAGGACCCGGACGAGGACCCTG GAGGCCCTGAGTTCCTGAGGACCCCTCTGGGGGGCAGCTTCCTGGTGTACGAGTCCTTCCTCTACAGGAGGGAGAAGGCGGCCGGGGAGAAGGTGTATTGGACGTGCCGGGACCAGGCCCGCATGGGCTGCCGCAGCCGGGCCATCACGCAGGGCCAGCGGGTGACCGTGATGCGGGGCCACTGCCACCCGCCCGACCTGGGGGGCCTGGAGGCCCTGAGGCAGCGGGAGAAACGCCCAGGTGCGGCTCAGCGGGGGAGCCCAG GAGGCCCTGAGTTCCTGAGGACCCCTCTGGGGGGCAGCTTCCTGGTGTACGAGTCCTTCCTCTACAGGAGGGAGAAGGCGGCCGGGGAGAAGGTGTACTGGACGTGCCGGGACCAGGCCCGCATGGGCTGCCGCAGCCGGGCCATCACGCAGGGCCAGCGGGTGATGGTGATGCGCAGGCACTGCCACCCGCCCGACCTGGGGGGCCTGGAGGCCCTGAGGCAGCGGGAGCAGCTCCCCAGCCCGGCCCAGAGGGAAGGCTCAG GAACCCTCCGGCCTCTGGAGTTCCTGAGGACGTCCCTCGGGGGCAGGTTCCTGGTGTACGAGTCCTTCCTCTACAGGAAGGAGAAGGCAGCTGGGGAGAAGGTGTACTGGATGTGCCGGGACCAGGCCCGGCTGGGCTGCCGCAGCCGGGCCATCACACAGGGCCAGCTGGTGACGGTGATGCGTAGCCACTGCCACCCGCCCGACCTGGCAGGCCTGGAGGCCCTGAGGCAGCGGGAGAGGCTCCCCAGCGTGGCCCAGCAGGAGGACCCAG AGAAGATGAAACTTCCGCCGGAAGTGCAGGTGTGCATCCAGCCTGGCTCTCCGGAAAGCCAGCAGATGT GA
- the FLYWCH1 gene encoding FLYWCH-type zinc finger-containing protein 1 isoform X5 has translation MPLPEPSEQEGESVKAGQEPSPESPEPGTDVVLAAPTKPKEFSKLVLLTASMENVDGVDSQPKGGHCVMSLEMSGPDTLARTPQILPVEDQVGAAQTTPQAPEQTCSKPDTAPKPLEFLRTPFGGRLLVLECFLYKQEKAVGDKVYWKCREHCELGCRGRAITRGPRATVMRGHCHPPDEEGLEARRRRQKLPGPALPEGLGVPEGPRGRVEEPLEGVGPWLCPEEPEPTPGLVLSKPATEEDEGLRALSLLSLPPKKRPTLGIGEPRPLEFLRTCYGGSFLVHQSFLYKREKAVGDKVYWTCRDHALHSCRSRAITQGQRVTVMRGHCHPPDVEGLEARRQQEKAVETLQARPGGPGGQVDKLLQGVDSLLYRRGPGTLTLTRARPRKRTKVLPAQPQAPQGSPTEDPDEDPGGPEFLRTPLGGSFLVYESFLYRREKAAGEKVYWTCRDQARMGCRSRAITQGQRVTVMRGHCHPPDLGGLEALRQREKRPGAAQRGSPGGPEFLRTPLGGSFLVYESFLYRREKAAGEKVYWTCRDQARMGCRSRAITQGQRVMVMRRHCHPPDLGGLEALRQREQLPSPAQREGSGTLRPLEFLRTSLGGRFLVYESFLYRKEKAAGEKVYWMCRDQARLGCRSRAITQGQLVTVMRSHCHPPDLAGLEALRQRERLPSVAQQEDPEKMKLPPEVQVCIQPGSPESQQMCGAGGLHVSSRVSQEPCFGGVSEQANKSARSWRLAGVRDLGQKVRPTKELKKRLSTKRPLPCAAAPSCKHPSIFRA, from the exons ATGCCCCTGCCGGAGCCCAGCGAGCAGGAGGGCGAGAGTGTGAAGGCTGGCCAGGAGCCGTCCCCGGAATCCCCTGAGCCAGGCACAGATGTTGTCCTTGCAGCGCCCACAAAGCCCAAAGAGTTCTCCAAACTGGTCCTGCTGACGGCCTCCATGGAGAATGTGGATGGGGTGGACTCCCAGCCCAAAGGAGGGCACTGTGTCATGTCCCTGGAGATGTCTGGTCCTGACACACTGGCCAGGACCCCCCAGATCCTGCCAGTGGAGGACCAAGTGGGGGCAGCCCAGACAACCCCCCAGGCCCCTGAGCAGACATGCAGCAAGCCAGATACAG CCCCCAAGCCCCTGGAGTTCCTGAGGACCCCTTTCGGGGGCCGCCTCCTGGTGCTCGAGTGCTTCCTGTACAAGCAGGAGAAGGCAGTGGGCGACAAAGTCTACTGGAAGTGCCGTGAGCACTGTGAGCTGGGCTGCCGGGGCCGGGCCATCACCCGAGGCCCACGGGCCACAGTGATGCGGGGCCACTGCCACCCGCCGGACGAGGAGGGCCTGGAGGCGCGGCGCCGGAGACAGAAACTGCCCGGCCCAGCCCTGCCTGAAGGCTTGGGGGTTCCAGAGGGCCCTCGGGGCCGAGTGGAAGAGCCGCTGGAAGGGGTGGGCCCATGGCTGTGCCCTGAGGAGCCAGAGCCCACCCCCGGGTTGGTGCTGAGCAAACCGGCCACAGAGGAGGATGAGGGGCTGCGAGCCCTGTCACTGCTGAGCTTGCCCCCCAAGAAACGCCCAACACTGGGGATCG GAGAACCCCGGCCCTTGGAGTTCCTGAGGACATGCTATGGGGGCAGCTTCCTGGTGCACCAGTCCTTCCTGTACAAGCGGGAGAAGGCCGTGGGGGACAAGGTTTACTGGACGTGCCGGGACCACGCACTGCACAGCTGCCGCAGCCGGGCCATCACCCAGGGCCAGCGGGTGACTGTGATGCGGGGCCACTGCCACCCGCCTGATGTGGAGGGCCTGGAAGCCCGGCGGCAGCAGGAGAAAGCCGTGGAAACGCTGCAGGCCAGGCCTGGTGGGCCTGGGGGCCAAGTGGACAAGCTGCTCCAAGGCGTGGACAGCCTGCTCTACCGCAGGGGGCCGGGGACTCTGACTCTCACCAGAGCCCGGCCTAGGAAGCGCACAAAAGTCCTTccggcccagccccaggccccgcaGGGATCCCCCACTGAGGACCCGGACGAGGACCCTG GAGGCCCTGAGTTCCTGAGGACCCCTCTGGGGGGCAGCTTCCTGGTGTACGAGTCCTTCCTCTACAGGAGGGAGAAGGCGGCCGGGGAGAAGGTGTATTGGACGTGCCGGGACCAGGCCCGCATGGGCTGCCGCAGCCGGGCCATCACGCAGGGCCAGCGGGTGACCGTGATGCGGGGCCACTGCCACCCGCCCGACCTGGGGGGCCTGGAGGCCCTGAGGCAGCGGGAGAAACGCCCAGGTGCGGCTCAGCGGGGGAGCCCAG GAGGCCCTGAGTTCCTGAGGACCCCTCTGGGGGGCAGCTTCCTGGTGTACGAGTCCTTCCTCTACAGGAGGGAGAAGGCGGCCGGGGAGAAGGTGTACTGGACGTGCCGGGACCAGGCCCGCATGGGCTGCCGCAGCCGGGCCATCACGCAGGGCCAGCGGGTGATGGTGATGCGCAGGCACTGCCACCCGCCCGACCTGGGGGGCCTGGAGGCCCTGAGGCAGCGGGAGCAGCTCCCCAGCCCGGCCCAGAGGGAAGGCTCAG GAACCCTCCGGCCTCTGGAGTTCCTGAGGACGTCCCTCGGGGGCAGGTTCCTGGTGTACGAGTCCTTCCTCTACAGGAAGGAGAAGGCAGCTGGGGAGAAGGTGTACTGGATGTGCCGGGACCAGGCCCGGCTGGGCTGCCGCAGCCGGGCCATCACACAGGGCCAGCTGGTGACGGTGATGCGTAGCCACTGCCACCCGCCCGACCTGGCAGGCCTGGAGGCCCTGAGGCAGCGGGAGAGGCTCCCCAGCGTGGCCCAGCAGGAGGACCCAG AGAAGATGAAACTTCCGCCGGAAGTGCAGGTGTGCATCCAGCCTGGCTCTCCGGAAAGCCAGCAGATGTGTGG TGCTGGTGGCCTTCACGTTTCCTCGAGGGTCTCCCAGGAGCCCTGCTTTGGTGGTGTCTCCGAGCAGGCAAACAAGAGTGCCAGGAGCTGGCGGCTTGCAGGTGTGCGTGACCTGGGGCAAAAGGTCCGGCCCACGAAAGAGCTGAAGAAGCGTCTTTCCACAAAGAGGCCTCTTCCCTGCGCTGCTGCTCCCAGCTGCAAGCACCCATCCATTTTCAGAGCGTGA
- the FLYWCH1 gene encoding FLYWCH-type zinc finger-containing protein 1 isoform X12 has protein sequence MPLPEPSEQEGESVKAGQEPSPESPEPGTDVVLAAPTKPKEFSKLVLLTASMENVDGVDSQPKGGHCVMSLEMSGPDTLARTPQILPVEDQVGAAQTTPQAPEQTCSKPDTAPKPLEFLRTPFGGRLLVLECFLYKQEKAVGDKVYWKCREHCELGCRGRAITRGPRATVMRGHCHPPDEEGLEARRRRQKLPGPALPEGLGVPEGPRGRVEEPLEGVGPWLCPEEPEPTPGLVLSKPATEEDEGLRALSLLSLPPKKRPTLGIGEPRPLEFLRTCYGGSFLVHQSFLYKREKAVGDKVYWTCRDHALHSCRSRAITQGQRVTVMRGHCHPPDVEGLEARRQQEKAVETLQARPGGPGGQVDKLLQGVDSLLYRRGPGTLTLTRARPRKRTKVLPAQPQAPQGSPTEDPDEDPGGPEFLRTPLGGSFLVYESFLYRREKAAGEKVYWTCRDQARMGCRSRAITQGQRVTVMRGHCHPPDLGGLEALRQREKRPGAAQRGSPGGPEFLRTPLGGSFLVYESFLYRREKAAGEKVYWTCRDQARMGCRSRAITQGQRVMVMRRHCHPPDLGGLEALRQREQLPSPAQREGSGTLRPLEFLRTSLGGRFLVYESFLYRKEKAAGEKVYWMCRDQARLGCRSRAITQGQLVTVMRSHCHPPDLAGLEALRQRERLPSVAQQEDPEKMKLPPEVQVCIQPGSPESQQMCG, from the exons ATGCCCCTGCCGGAGCCCAGCGAGCAGGAGGGCGAGAGTGTGAAGGCTGGCCAGGAGCCGTCCCCGGAATCCCCTGAGCCAGGCACAGATGTTGTCCTTGCAGCGCCCACAAAGCCCAAAGAGTTCTCCAAACTGGTCCTGCTGACGGCCTCCATGGAGAATGTGGATGGGGTGGACTCCCAGCCCAAAGGAGGGCACTGTGTCATGTCCCTGGAGATGTCTGGTCCTGACACACTGGCCAGGACCCCCCAGATCCTGCCAGTGGAGGACCAAGTGGGGGCAGCCCAGACAACCCCCCAGGCCCCTGAGCAGACATGCAGCAAGCCAGATACAG CCCCCAAGCCCCTGGAGTTCCTGAGGACCCCTTTCGGGGGCCGCCTCCTGGTGCTCGAGTGCTTCCTGTACAAGCAGGAGAAGGCAGTGGGCGACAAAGTCTACTGGAAGTGCCGTGAGCACTGTGAGCTGGGCTGCCGGGGCCGGGCCATCACCCGAGGCCCACGGGCCACAGTGATGCGGGGCCACTGCCACCCGCCGGACGAGGAGGGCCTGGAGGCGCGGCGCCGGAGACAGAAACTGCCCGGCCCAGCCCTGCCTGAAGGCTTGGGGGTTCCAGAGGGCCCTCGGGGCCGAGTGGAAGAGCCGCTGGAAGGGGTGGGCCCATGGCTGTGCCCTGAGGAGCCAGAGCCCACCCCCGGGTTGGTGCTGAGCAAACCGGCCACAGAGGAGGATGAGGGGCTGCGAGCCCTGTCACTGCTGAGCTTGCCCCCCAAGAAACGCCCAACACTGGGGATCG GAGAACCCCGGCCCTTGGAGTTCCTGAGGACATGCTATGGGGGCAGCTTCCTGGTGCACCAGTCCTTCCTGTACAAGCGGGAGAAGGCCGTGGGGGACAAGGTTTACTGGACGTGCCGGGACCACGCACTGCACAGCTGCCGCAGCCGGGCCATCACCCAGGGCCAGCGGGTGACTGTGATGCGGGGCCACTGCCACCCGCCTGATGTGGAGGGCCTGGAAGCCCGGCGGCAGCAGGAGAAAGCCGTGGAAACGCTGCAGGCCAGGCCTGGTGGGCCTGGGGGCCAAGTGGACAAGCTGCTCCAAGGCGTGGACAGCCTGCTCTACCGCAGGGGGCCGGGGACTCTGACTCTCACCAGAGCCCGGCCTAGGAAGCGCACAAAAGTCCTTccggcccagccccaggccccgcaGGGATCCCCCACTGAGGACCCGGACGAGGACCCTG GAGGCCCTGAGTTCCTGAGGACCCCTCTGGGGGGCAGCTTCCTGGTGTACGAGTCCTTCCTCTACAGGAGGGAGAAGGCGGCCGGGGAGAAGGTGTATTGGACGTGCCGGGACCAGGCCCGCATGGGCTGCCGCAGCCGGGCCATCACGCAGGGCCAGCGGGTGACCGTGATGCGGGGCCACTGCCACCCGCCCGACCTGGGGGGCCTGGAGGCCCTGAGGCAGCGGGAGAAACGCCCAGGTGCGGCTCAGCGGGGGAGCCCAG GAGGCCCTGAGTTCCTGAGGACCCCTCTGGGGGGCAGCTTCCTGGTGTACGAGTCCTTCCTCTACAGGAGGGAGAAGGCGGCCGGGGAGAAGGTGTACTGGACGTGCCGGGACCAGGCCCGCATGGGCTGCCGCAGCCGGGCCATCACGCAGGGCCAGCGGGTGATGGTGATGCGCAGGCACTGCCACCCGCCCGACCTGGGGGGCCTGGAGGCCCTGAGGCAGCGGGAGCAGCTCCCCAGCCCGGCCCAGAGGGAAGGCTCAG GAACCCTCCGGCCTCTGGAGTTCCTGAGGACGTCCCTCGGGGGCAGGTTCCTGGTGTACGAGTCCTTCCTCTACAGGAAGGAGAAGGCAGCTGGGGAGAAGGTGTACTGGATGTGCCGGGACCAGGCCCGGCTGGGCTGCCGCAGCCGGGCCATCACACAGGGCCAGCTGGTGACGGTGATGCGTAGCCACTGCCACCCGCCCGACCTGGCAGGCCTGGAGGCCCTGAGGCAGCGGGAGAGGCTCCCCAGCGTGGCCCAGCAGGAGGACCCAG AGAAGATGAAACTTCCGCCGGAAGTGCAGGTGTGCATCCAGCCTGGCTCTCCGGAAAGCCAGCAGATGTGTGGGTAA
- the FLYWCH1 gene encoding FLYWCH-type zinc finger-containing protein 1 isoform X2 — protein sequence MPLPEPSEQEGESVKAGQEPSPESPEPGTDVVLAAPTKPKEFSKLVLLTASMENVDGVDSQPKGGHCVMSLEMSGPDTLARTPQILPVEDQVGAAQTTPQAPEQTCSKPDTAPKPLEFLRTPFGGRLLVLECFLYKQEKAVGDKVYWKCREHCELGCRGRAITRGPRATVMRGHCHPPDEEGLEARRRRQKLPGPALPEGLGVPEGPRGRVEEPLEGVGPWLCPEEPEPTPGLVLSKPATEEDEGLRALSLLSLPPKKRPTLGIGEPRPLEFLRTCYGGSFLVHQSFLYKREKAVGDKVYWTCRDHALHSCRSRAITQGQRVTVMRGHCHPPDVEGLEARRQQEKAVETLQARPGGPGGQVDKLLQGVDSLLYRRGPGTLTLTRARPRKRTKVLPAQPQAPQGSPTEDPDEDPGGPEFLRTPLGGSFLVYESFLYRREKAAGEKVYWTCRDQARMGCRSRAITQGQRVTVMRGHCHPPDLGGLEALRQREKRPGAAQRGSPGGPEFLRTPLGGSFLVYESFLYRREKAAGEKVYWTCRDQARMGCRSRAITQGQRVMVMRRHCHPPDLGGLEALRQREQLPSPAQREGSGTLRPLEFLRTSLGGRFLVYESFLYRKEKAAGEKVYWMCRDQARLGCRSRAITQGQLVTVMRSHCHPPDLAGLEALRQRERLPSVAQQEDPEKMKLPPEVQEGGRYKTGQPVPVRPISSQLQQTDLMCCQRQGRAKCARAPGLSHPVRPCFTQTLFRPSAVLVAFTFPRGSPRSPALVVSPSRQTRVPGAGGLQVCVTWGKRSGPRKS from the exons ATGCCCCTGCCGGAGCCCAGCGAGCAGGAGGGCGAGAGTGTGAAGGCTGGCCAGGAGCCGTCCCCGGAATCCCCTGAGCCAGGCACAGATGTTGTCCTTGCAGCGCCCACAAAGCCCAAAGAGTTCTCCAAACTGGTCCTGCTGACGGCCTCCATGGAGAATGTGGATGGGGTGGACTCCCAGCCCAAAGGAGGGCACTGTGTCATGTCCCTGGAGATGTCTGGTCCTGACACACTGGCCAGGACCCCCCAGATCCTGCCAGTGGAGGACCAAGTGGGGGCAGCCCAGACAACCCCCCAGGCCCCTGAGCAGACATGCAGCAAGCCAGATACAG CCCCCAAGCCCCTGGAGTTCCTGAGGACCCCTTTCGGGGGCCGCCTCCTGGTGCTCGAGTGCTTCCTGTACAAGCAGGAGAAGGCAGTGGGCGACAAAGTCTACTGGAAGTGCCGTGAGCACTGTGAGCTGGGCTGCCGGGGCCGGGCCATCACCCGAGGCCCACGGGCCACAGTGATGCGGGGCCACTGCCACCCGCCGGACGAGGAGGGCCTGGAGGCGCGGCGCCGGAGACAGAAACTGCCCGGCCCAGCCCTGCCTGAAGGCTTGGGGGTTCCAGAGGGCCCTCGGGGCCGAGTGGAAGAGCCGCTGGAAGGGGTGGGCCCATGGCTGTGCCCTGAGGAGCCAGAGCCCACCCCCGGGTTGGTGCTGAGCAAACCGGCCACAGAGGAGGATGAGGGGCTGCGAGCCCTGTCACTGCTGAGCTTGCCCCCCAAGAAACGCCCAACACTGGGGATCG GAGAACCCCGGCCCTTGGAGTTCCTGAGGACATGCTATGGGGGCAGCTTCCTGGTGCACCAGTCCTTCCTGTACAAGCGGGAGAAGGCCGTGGGGGACAAGGTTTACTGGACGTGCCGGGACCACGCACTGCACAGCTGCCGCAGCCGGGCCATCACCCAGGGCCAGCGGGTGACTGTGATGCGGGGCCACTGCCACCCGCCTGATGTGGAGGGCCTGGAAGCCCGGCGGCAGCAGGAGAAAGCCGTGGAAACGCTGCAGGCCAGGCCTGGTGGGCCTGGGGGCCAAGTGGACAAGCTGCTCCAAGGCGTGGACAGCCTGCTCTACCGCAGGGGGCCGGGGACTCTGACTCTCACCAGAGCCCGGCCTAGGAAGCGCACAAAAGTCCTTccggcccagccccaggccccgcaGGGATCCCCCACTGAGGACCCGGACGAGGACCCTG GAGGCCCTGAGTTCCTGAGGACCCCTCTGGGGGGCAGCTTCCTGGTGTACGAGTCCTTCCTCTACAGGAGGGAGAAGGCGGCCGGGGAGAAGGTGTATTGGACGTGCCGGGACCAGGCCCGCATGGGCTGCCGCAGCCGGGCCATCACGCAGGGCCAGCGGGTGACCGTGATGCGGGGCCACTGCCACCCGCCCGACCTGGGGGGCCTGGAGGCCCTGAGGCAGCGGGAGAAACGCCCAGGTGCGGCTCAGCGGGGGAGCCCAG GAGGCCCTGAGTTCCTGAGGACCCCTCTGGGGGGCAGCTTCCTGGTGTACGAGTCCTTCCTCTACAGGAGGGAGAAGGCGGCCGGGGAGAAGGTGTACTGGACGTGCCGGGACCAGGCCCGCATGGGCTGCCGCAGCCGGGCCATCACGCAGGGCCAGCGGGTGATGGTGATGCGCAGGCACTGCCACCCGCCCGACCTGGGGGGCCTGGAGGCCCTGAGGCAGCGGGAGCAGCTCCCCAGCCCGGCCCAGAGGGAAGGCTCAG GAACCCTCCGGCCTCTGGAGTTCCTGAGGACGTCCCTCGGGGGCAGGTTCCTGGTGTACGAGTCCTTCCTCTACAGGAAGGAGAAGGCAGCTGGGGAGAAGGTGTACTGGATGTGCCGGGACCAGGCCCGGCTGGGCTGCCGCAGCCGGGCCATCACACAGGGCCAGCTGGTGACGGTGATGCGTAGCCACTGCCACCCGCCCGACCTGGCAGGCCTGGAGGCCCTGAGGCAGCGGGAGAGGCTCCCCAGCGTGGCCCAGCAGGAGGACCCAG AGAAGATGAAACTTCCGCCGGAAGTGCAG GAAGGTGGAAGGTACAAAACGGGACAGCCAGTCCCCGTGAGGCCAATCTCCTCCCAACTCCAGCAGACGGACCTCATGTGTTGCCAGCGTCAAGGGCGCGCCAAGTGCGCCCGGGCCCCTGGCCTTTCCCACCCGGTTAGACCTTGCTTCACACAAACTCTCTTCCGCCCTTCTGCAGTGCTGGTGGCCTTCACGTTTCCTCGAGGGTCTCCCAGGAGCCCTGCTTTGGTGGTGTCTCCGAGCAGGCAAACAAGAGTGCCAGGAGCTGGCGGCTTGCAGGTGTGCGTGACCTGGGGCAAAAGGTCCGGCCCACGAAAGAGCTGA